The proteins below are encoded in one region of Podarcis raffonei isolate rPodRaf1 chromosome 8, rPodRaf1.pri, whole genome shotgun sequence:
- the IKBKB gene encoding inhibitor of nuclear factor kappa-B kinase subunit beta isoform X2, translated as MAPPLQPQGSCGPWEMRERLGTGGFGNVLRWQNQESGEEIAIKQCRQELSPRNRERWCLEIQIMKRLNHPNVVAARDVPEGMQNLALNDLPLLAMEYCQGGDLRRHLNQLENCCGLRERAILILLSDIASALRYLHENRIIHRDLKPENIVLQQGKERLIHKIIDLGYAKELDQGSLCTSFVGTLQYLAPELLEQQKYTVTVDYWSFGTLAFECITGFRPFLPSWQPVQWHAKVRQKSELDIVVYEDLSGEVKFSSKLPHPNNLNCVLAERLEKWLQLMLQWHARQRGTDPTYGPNGCFKALDDILNLKLVQILDMVTGTVHVYPLAEDETLQSVKAKIQADTGIPEQDQELLQEGGLALFSEKPATQYLADIKLNDATVADTGLFFLFDNRKVTYRPQISPRPHPESINSILQDPKKNLSFLQLRKVWGQVWHTIRRLNEDFHQLQHGQRAAMRNLLRHNSTLSKMKNTMASLSQQLKAKLDFFKASIQIDLEKYNEQTEFGITSEKLLLAWKEMEQTVELCGREEEVEQLVKKTMALQTDIVDLQRIPQGPKQGSSLDALEGQAKDLYQRLREKPRDQRTSGDSQEVVRLLLQAIQTFEKKVGLLYAQLSKTVVCKQKALELFPKVDEVMSLMNEDEKMVVELQDKRQKELWNLLKIACSKVRGPVSGSPDSISTSRLSNPGQLSLQVPALHSNLQDPGIKSEELLMESRSLCNQLENVMHHTMKDQEHSFMALDWSWLKLQEEERGKGLEQTQM; from the exons ATGGCGCCGCCTCTGCAGCCCCAGGGCAGCTGCGGACCCTGGGAGATGCGCGAGCGCCTCGGCACCGGAGGCTTCGGCAACGTCCTCCGCTGGCAGAACCAG GAGAGTGGGGAAGAAATTGCTATCAAGCAGTGTCGTCAGGAGCTCAGCCCACGCAACAGAGAAAGATGGTGCTTAGAAATACAAATCATGAAACG GCTAAACCACCCCAATGTAGTGGCTGCCCGGGATGTCCCAGAAGGGATGCAAAACCTTGCCCTGAATGACTTGCCATTGCTGGCTATGGAGTACTGCCAGGGAGGAGATCTCAGGAGG CACCTGAATCAGCTTGAGAACTGCTGTGGCCTGCGGGAGAGAGCTATCCTTATCTTGCTGTCAGACATTG CCTCTGCTCTCAGATACCTTCACGAGAACAGGATCATCCATAGAGACCTGAAACCAGAAAACATTGTCCTTCAACAAGGAAAAGAGAGG CTAATACACAAGATCATTGATTTGGGGTATGCCAAAGAGCTGGATCAAGGCAGCCTTTGCACTTCCTTCGTTGGGACATTGCAGTATCTG GCCCCGGaacttctggagcagcagaaatacACAGTGACTGTGGATTACTGGAGCTTTGGCACATTGGCCTTTGAGTGTATCACAGGCTTCCGACCTTTTCTGCCCtcctggcagccagtgcaatg GCATGCAAAAGTCCGGCAGAAAAGTGAGCTGGATATTGTTGTCTATGAAGACTTGTCGGGAGAAGTGAAATTTTCTAGCAAGCTGCCACAccccaacaatctgaactg TGTTTTGGCTGAGCGGCTGGAGAAATGGCTGCAGCTGATGCTCCAATGGCATGCGCGGCAGAGAGGCACCGACCCCACATATGGCCCCAATGGTTGTTTCAAGGCTTTGGATGATATATTGAATTTAAAA ctgGTGCAGATCCTAGACATGGTAACAGGTACTGTGCACGTGTATCCTCTGGCAGAGGACGAGACCTTGCAGAGTGTGAAAGCCAAGATCCAGGCAGATACTGGCATCCCAGAGCAGGACCAGGAGCTGCTTCAAGAAGGAGGGTTGGCATTATTTTCTGAGAAACCAGCCACTCAGTATCTGGCTGACATCAAG CTAAATGATGCCACAGTTGCTGACACAGGCCTCTTCTTCCTGTTCGACAACCGAAAAGTTACATACAGGCCTCAGATCTCTCCCCGACCTCATCCAGAAAGCATTAACAGTATTC TTCAAGATCCAAAGAAGAACCTCTCCTTCCTCCAGCTGCGCAAAGTGTGGGGGCAGGTCTGGCATACCATCCGAAGACTGAATGAGGACTTCCACCAGCTCCAGCATGGGCAGCGGGCAGCCAT GAGGAACCTTCTGCGCCACAACAGTACCCTTTCCAAGATGAAGAACACGATGGCCTCCCTATCGCAGCAGCTGAAGGCAAAGCTGGACTTCTTCAAAGCCAGTATCCAGATTGACTTGGAGAAGTACAATGAGCAAACTGAATTTGGAATCA cttctgagaaactgctgcttgcatgGAAGGAAATGGAGCAGACTGTGGAGCTCTGTGGGCGG gaggaggaagttgagCAGCTGGTGAAGAAGACGATGGCCCTACAGACAGACATTGTGGACCTGCAGAGAATCCCACAGGGCCCGAAACAAGGGAGCTCTCTGGATGCCCT AGAGGGACAAGCAAAGGACTTGTACCAGAGACTGAGGGAAAAGCCAAGAG ACCAAAGGACTAGCGGAGACAGCCAAGAAGTCGTGAGGCTACTTCTGCAAGCAATCCAGACCTTTGAAAAGAAAGTCGGCCTCCTTTATGCTCAGCTCAG TAAAACAGTTGTCTGCAAGCAAAAGGCACTGGAGTTATTTCCTAAAGTGGATGAGGTGATGAGCCTGATGAATGAGGATGAGAAAATGGTTGTTGAGCTTCAGGATAAACGGCAGAAAGAGCTGTGGAACCTGTTGAAAATTGCCTGT AGCAAGGTGCGTGGGCCTGTCAGTGGGAGCCCAGACAGCATAAGCACATCACGCCTTAGTAATCCTGGTCAACTCTCATTGCAGGTTCCAGCCCTGCACAGTAATTTACAGGATCCTGGGATTAAAAG TGAGGAGTTGCTGATGGAATCTCGAAGTCTCTGCAATCAGCTAGAGAATGTGATGCACCACACAATGAAGGATCAAGAGCACAGCTTTATG gctCTTGACTGGAGTTGGTTGAAACTtcaagaggaagaaagaggaaaaggcCTAGAACAAACCCAGATGTGA
- the IKBKB gene encoding inhibitor of nuclear factor kappa-B kinase subunit beta isoform X3 produces the protein MAPPLQPQGSCGPWEMRERLGTGGFGNVLRWQNQESGEEIAIKQCRQELSPRNRERWCLEIQIMKRLNHPNVVAARDVPEGMQNLALNDLPLLAMEYCQGGDLRRHLNQLENCCGLRERAILILLSDIASALRYLHENRIIHRDLKPENIVLQQGKERLIHKIIDLGYAKELDQGSLCTSFVGTLQYLAPELLEQQKYTVTVDYWSFGTLAFECITGFRPFLPSWQPVQWHAKVRQKSELDIVVYEDLSGEVKFSSKLPHPNNLNCVLAERLEKWLQLMLQWHARQRGTDPTYGPNGCFKALDDILNLKLVQILDMVTGTVHVYPLAEDETLQSVKAKIQADTGIPEQDQELLQEGGLALFSEKPATQYLADIKLNDATVADTGLFFLFDNRKVTYRPQISPRPHPESINSILQDPKKNLSFLQLRKVWGQVWHTIRRLNEDFHQLQHGQRAAMRNLLRHNSTLSKMKNTMASLSQQLKAKLDFFKASIQIDLEKYNEQTEFGITSEKLLLAWKEMEQTVELCGREEEVEQLVKKTMALQTDIVDLQRIPQGPKQGSSLDALEGQAKDLYQRLREKPRDQRTSGDSQEVVRLLLQAIQTFEKKVGLLYAQLSKTVVCKQKALELFPKVDEVMSLMNEDEKMVVELQDKRQKELWNLLKIACVPALHSNLQDPGIKSEELLMESRSLCNQLENVMHHTMKDQEHSFMALDWSWLKLQEEERGKGLEQTQM, from the exons ATGGCGCCGCCTCTGCAGCCCCAGGGCAGCTGCGGACCCTGGGAGATGCGCGAGCGCCTCGGCACCGGAGGCTTCGGCAACGTCCTCCGCTGGCAGAACCAG GAGAGTGGGGAAGAAATTGCTATCAAGCAGTGTCGTCAGGAGCTCAGCCCACGCAACAGAGAAAGATGGTGCTTAGAAATACAAATCATGAAACG GCTAAACCACCCCAATGTAGTGGCTGCCCGGGATGTCCCAGAAGGGATGCAAAACCTTGCCCTGAATGACTTGCCATTGCTGGCTATGGAGTACTGCCAGGGAGGAGATCTCAGGAGG CACCTGAATCAGCTTGAGAACTGCTGTGGCCTGCGGGAGAGAGCTATCCTTATCTTGCTGTCAGACATTG CCTCTGCTCTCAGATACCTTCACGAGAACAGGATCATCCATAGAGACCTGAAACCAGAAAACATTGTCCTTCAACAAGGAAAAGAGAGG CTAATACACAAGATCATTGATTTGGGGTATGCCAAAGAGCTGGATCAAGGCAGCCTTTGCACTTCCTTCGTTGGGACATTGCAGTATCTG GCCCCGGaacttctggagcagcagaaatacACAGTGACTGTGGATTACTGGAGCTTTGGCACATTGGCCTTTGAGTGTATCACAGGCTTCCGACCTTTTCTGCCCtcctggcagccagtgcaatg GCATGCAAAAGTCCGGCAGAAAAGTGAGCTGGATATTGTTGTCTATGAAGACTTGTCGGGAGAAGTGAAATTTTCTAGCAAGCTGCCACAccccaacaatctgaactg TGTTTTGGCTGAGCGGCTGGAGAAATGGCTGCAGCTGATGCTCCAATGGCATGCGCGGCAGAGAGGCACCGACCCCACATATGGCCCCAATGGTTGTTTCAAGGCTTTGGATGATATATTGAATTTAAAA ctgGTGCAGATCCTAGACATGGTAACAGGTACTGTGCACGTGTATCCTCTGGCAGAGGACGAGACCTTGCAGAGTGTGAAAGCCAAGATCCAGGCAGATACTGGCATCCCAGAGCAGGACCAGGAGCTGCTTCAAGAAGGAGGGTTGGCATTATTTTCTGAGAAACCAGCCACTCAGTATCTGGCTGACATCAAG CTAAATGATGCCACAGTTGCTGACACAGGCCTCTTCTTCCTGTTCGACAACCGAAAAGTTACATACAGGCCTCAGATCTCTCCCCGACCTCATCCAGAAAGCATTAACAGTATTC TTCAAGATCCAAAGAAGAACCTCTCCTTCCTCCAGCTGCGCAAAGTGTGGGGGCAGGTCTGGCATACCATCCGAAGACTGAATGAGGACTTCCACCAGCTCCAGCATGGGCAGCGGGCAGCCAT GAGGAACCTTCTGCGCCACAACAGTACCCTTTCCAAGATGAAGAACACGATGGCCTCCCTATCGCAGCAGCTGAAGGCAAAGCTGGACTTCTTCAAAGCCAGTATCCAGATTGACTTGGAGAAGTACAATGAGCAAACTGAATTTGGAATCA cttctgagaaactgctgcttgcatgGAAGGAAATGGAGCAGACTGTGGAGCTCTGTGGGCGG gaggaggaagttgagCAGCTGGTGAAGAAGACGATGGCCCTACAGACAGACATTGTGGACCTGCAGAGAATCCCACAGGGCCCGAAACAAGGGAGCTCTCTGGATGCCCT AGAGGGACAAGCAAAGGACTTGTACCAGAGACTGAGGGAAAAGCCAAGAG ACCAAAGGACTAGCGGAGACAGCCAAGAAGTCGTGAGGCTACTTCTGCAAGCAATCCAGACCTTTGAAAAGAAAGTCGGCCTCCTTTATGCTCAGCTCAG TAAAACAGTTGTCTGCAAGCAAAAGGCACTGGAGTTATTTCCTAAAGTGGATGAGGTGATGAGCCTGATGAATGAGGATGAGAAAATGGTTGTTGAGCTTCAGGATAAACGGCAGAAAGAGCTGTGGAACCTGTTGAAAATTGCCTGT GTTCCAGCCCTGCACAGTAATTTACAGGATCCTGGGATTAAAAG TGAGGAGTTGCTGATGGAATCTCGAAGTCTCTGCAATCAGCTAGAGAATGTGATGCACCACACAATGAAGGATCAAGAGCACAGCTTTATG gctCTTGACTGGAGTTGGTTGAAACTtcaagaggaagaaagaggaaaaggcCTAGAACAAACCCAGATGTGA
- the IKBKB gene encoding inhibitor of nuclear factor kappa-B kinase subunit beta isoform X1 codes for MAPPLQPQGSCGPWEMRERLGTGGFGNVLRWQNQESGEEIAIKQCRQELSPRNRERWCLEIQIMKRLNHPNVVAARDVPEGMQNLALNDLPLLAMEYCQGGDLRRHLNQLENCCGLRERAILILLSDIASALRYLHENRIIHRDLKPENIVLQQGKERLIHKIIDLGYAKELDQGSLCTSFVGTLQYLAPELLEQQKYTVTVDYWSFGTLAFECITGFRPFLPSWQPVQWHAKVRQKSELDIVVYEDLSGEVKFSSKLPHPNNLNCVLAERLEKWLQLMLQWHARQRGTDPTYGPNGCFKALDDILNLKLVQILDMVTGTVHVYPLAEDETLQSVKAKIQADTGIPEQDQELLQEGGLALFSEKPATQYLADIKLNDATVADTGLFFLFDNRKVTYRPQISPRPHPESINSILQDPKKNLSFLQLRKVWGQVWHTIRRLNEDFHQLQHGQRAAMRNLLRHNSTLSKMKNTMASLSQQLKAKLDFFKASIQIDLEKYNEQTEFGITSEKLLLAWKEMEQTVELCGREEEVEQLVKKTMALQTDIVDLQRIPQGPKQGSSLDALEGQAKDLYQRLREKPRDQRTSGDSQEVVRLLLQAIQTFEKKVGLLYAQLSKTVVCKQKALELFPKVDEVMSLMNEDEKMVVELQDKRQKELWNLLKIACSKVRGPVSGSPDSISTSRLSNPGQLSLQVPALHSNLQDPGIKSEELLMESRSLCNQLENVMHHTMKDQEHSFMVTSYVFCCKVTGARGAERLMLCQYSPCRSV; via the exons ATGGCGCCGCCTCTGCAGCCCCAGGGCAGCTGCGGACCCTGGGAGATGCGCGAGCGCCTCGGCACCGGAGGCTTCGGCAACGTCCTCCGCTGGCAGAACCAG GAGAGTGGGGAAGAAATTGCTATCAAGCAGTGTCGTCAGGAGCTCAGCCCACGCAACAGAGAAAGATGGTGCTTAGAAATACAAATCATGAAACG GCTAAACCACCCCAATGTAGTGGCTGCCCGGGATGTCCCAGAAGGGATGCAAAACCTTGCCCTGAATGACTTGCCATTGCTGGCTATGGAGTACTGCCAGGGAGGAGATCTCAGGAGG CACCTGAATCAGCTTGAGAACTGCTGTGGCCTGCGGGAGAGAGCTATCCTTATCTTGCTGTCAGACATTG CCTCTGCTCTCAGATACCTTCACGAGAACAGGATCATCCATAGAGACCTGAAACCAGAAAACATTGTCCTTCAACAAGGAAAAGAGAGG CTAATACACAAGATCATTGATTTGGGGTATGCCAAAGAGCTGGATCAAGGCAGCCTTTGCACTTCCTTCGTTGGGACATTGCAGTATCTG GCCCCGGaacttctggagcagcagaaatacACAGTGACTGTGGATTACTGGAGCTTTGGCACATTGGCCTTTGAGTGTATCACAGGCTTCCGACCTTTTCTGCCCtcctggcagccagtgcaatg GCATGCAAAAGTCCGGCAGAAAAGTGAGCTGGATATTGTTGTCTATGAAGACTTGTCGGGAGAAGTGAAATTTTCTAGCAAGCTGCCACAccccaacaatctgaactg TGTTTTGGCTGAGCGGCTGGAGAAATGGCTGCAGCTGATGCTCCAATGGCATGCGCGGCAGAGAGGCACCGACCCCACATATGGCCCCAATGGTTGTTTCAAGGCTTTGGATGATATATTGAATTTAAAA ctgGTGCAGATCCTAGACATGGTAACAGGTACTGTGCACGTGTATCCTCTGGCAGAGGACGAGACCTTGCAGAGTGTGAAAGCCAAGATCCAGGCAGATACTGGCATCCCAGAGCAGGACCAGGAGCTGCTTCAAGAAGGAGGGTTGGCATTATTTTCTGAGAAACCAGCCACTCAGTATCTGGCTGACATCAAG CTAAATGATGCCACAGTTGCTGACACAGGCCTCTTCTTCCTGTTCGACAACCGAAAAGTTACATACAGGCCTCAGATCTCTCCCCGACCTCATCCAGAAAGCATTAACAGTATTC TTCAAGATCCAAAGAAGAACCTCTCCTTCCTCCAGCTGCGCAAAGTGTGGGGGCAGGTCTGGCATACCATCCGAAGACTGAATGAGGACTTCCACCAGCTCCAGCATGGGCAGCGGGCAGCCAT GAGGAACCTTCTGCGCCACAACAGTACCCTTTCCAAGATGAAGAACACGATGGCCTCCCTATCGCAGCAGCTGAAGGCAAAGCTGGACTTCTTCAAAGCCAGTATCCAGATTGACTTGGAGAAGTACAATGAGCAAACTGAATTTGGAATCA cttctgagaaactgctgcttgcatgGAAGGAAATGGAGCAGACTGTGGAGCTCTGTGGGCGG gaggaggaagttgagCAGCTGGTGAAGAAGACGATGGCCCTACAGACAGACATTGTGGACCTGCAGAGAATCCCACAGGGCCCGAAACAAGGGAGCTCTCTGGATGCCCT AGAGGGACAAGCAAAGGACTTGTACCAGAGACTGAGGGAAAAGCCAAGAG ACCAAAGGACTAGCGGAGACAGCCAAGAAGTCGTGAGGCTACTTCTGCAAGCAATCCAGACCTTTGAAAAGAAAGTCGGCCTCCTTTATGCTCAGCTCAG TAAAACAGTTGTCTGCAAGCAAAAGGCACTGGAGTTATTTCCTAAAGTGGATGAGGTGATGAGCCTGATGAATGAGGATGAGAAAATGGTTGTTGAGCTTCAGGATAAACGGCAGAAAGAGCTGTGGAACCTGTTGAAAATTGCCTGT AGCAAGGTGCGTGGGCCTGTCAGTGGGAGCCCAGACAGCATAAGCACATCACGCCTTAGTAATCCTGGTCAACTCTCATTGCAGGTTCCAGCCCTGCACAGTAATTTACAGGATCCTGGGATTAAAAG TGAGGAGTTGCTGATGGAATCTCGAAGTCTCTGCAATCAGCTAGAGAATGTGATGCACCACACAATGAAGGATCAAGAGCACAGCTTTATGGTAACATCTTATGTTTTCTGTTGTAAAGTGACTGGGGCGAGGGGAGCGGAGAGACTGATGCTTTGCCAGTACAGTCCCTGCAGGTCAGTTTGA
- the IKBKB gene encoding inhibitor of nuclear factor kappa-B kinase subunit beta isoform X4, giving the protein MAPPLQPQGSCGPWEMRERLGTGGFGNVLRWQNQESGEEIAIKQCRQELSPRNRERWCLEIQIMKRLNHPNVVAARDVPEGMQNLALNDLPLLAMEYCQGGDLRRHLNQLENCCGLRERAILILLSDIASALRYLHENRIIHRDLKPENIVLQQGKERLIHKIIDLGYAKELDQGSLCTSFVGTLQYLAPELLEQQKYTVTVDYWSFGTLAFECITGFRPFLPSWQPVQWHAKVRQKSELDIVVYEDLSGEVKFSSKLPHPNNLNCVLAERLEKWLQLMLQWHARQRGTDPTYGPNGCFKALDDILNLKLVQILDMVTGTVHVYPLAEDETLQSVKAKIQADTGIPEQDQELLQEGGLALFSEKPATQYLADIKLNDATVADTGLFFLFDNRKVTYRPQISPRPHPESINSILQDPKKNLSFLQLRKVWGQVWHTIRRLNEDFHQLQHGQRAAMRNLLRHNSTLSKMKNTMASLSQQLKAKLDFFKASIQIDLEKYNEQTEFGITSEKLLLAWKEMEQTVELCGREEEVEQLVKKTMALQTDIVDLQRIPQGPKQGSSLDALPKD; this is encoded by the exons ATGGCGCCGCCTCTGCAGCCCCAGGGCAGCTGCGGACCCTGGGAGATGCGCGAGCGCCTCGGCACCGGAGGCTTCGGCAACGTCCTCCGCTGGCAGAACCAG GAGAGTGGGGAAGAAATTGCTATCAAGCAGTGTCGTCAGGAGCTCAGCCCACGCAACAGAGAAAGATGGTGCTTAGAAATACAAATCATGAAACG GCTAAACCACCCCAATGTAGTGGCTGCCCGGGATGTCCCAGAAGGGATGCAAAACCTTGCCCTGAATGACTTGCCATTGCTGGCTATGGAGTACTGCCAGGGAGGAGATCTCAGGAGG CACCTGAATCAGCTTGAGAACTGCTGTGGCCTGCGGGAGAGAGCTATCCTTATCTTGCTGTCAGACATTG CCTCTGCTCTCAGATACCTTCACGAGAACAGGATCATCCATAGAGACCTGAAACCAGAAAACATTGTCCTTCAACAAGGAAAAGAGAGG CTAATACACAAGATCATTGATTTGGGGTATGCCAAAGAGCTGGATCAAGGCAGCCTTTGCACTTCCTTCGTTGGGACATTGCAGTATCTG GCCCCGGaacttctggagcagcagaaatacACAGTGACTGTGGATTACTGGAGCTTTGGCACATTGGCCTTTGAGTGTATCACAGGCTTCCGACCTTTTCTGCCCtcctggcagccagtgcaatg GCATGCAAAAGTCCGGCAGAAAAGTGAGCTGGATATTGTTGTCTATGAAGACTTGTCGGGAGAAGTGAAATTTTCTAGCAAGCTGCCACAccccaacaatctgaactg TGTTTTGGCTGAGCGGCTGGAGAAATGGCTGCAGCTGATGCTCCAATGGCATGCGCGGCAGAGAGGCACCGACCCCACATATGGCCCCAATGGTTGTTTCAAGGCTTTGGATGATATATTGAATTTAAAA ctgGTGCAGATCCTAGACATGGTAACAGGTACTGTGCACGTGTATCCTCTGGCAGAGGACGAGACCTTGCAGAGTGTGAAAGCCAAGATCCAGGCAGATACTGGCATCCCAGAGCAGGACCAGGAGCTGCTTCAAGAAGGAGGGTTGGCATTATTTTCTGAGAAACCAGCCACTCAGTATCTGGCTGACATCAAG CTAAATGATGCCACAGTTGCTGACACAGGCCTCTTCTTCCTGTTCGACAACCGAAAAGTTACATACAGGCCTCAGATCTCTCCCCGACCTCATCCAGAAAGCATTAACAGTATTC TTCAAGATCCAAAGAAGAACCTCTCCTTCCTCCAGCTGCGCAAAGTGTGGGGGCAGGTCTGGCATACCATCCGAAGACTGAATGAGGACTTCCACCAGCTCCAGCATGGGCAGCGGGCAGCCAT GAGGAACCTTCTGCGCCACAACAGTACCCTTTCCAAGATGAAGAACACGATGGCCTCCCTATCGCAGCAGCTGAAGGCAAAGCTGGACTTCTTCAAAGCCAGTATCCAGATTGACTTGGAGAAGTACAATGAGCAAACTGAATTTGGAATCA cttctgagaaactgctgcttgcatgGAAGGAAATGGAGCAGACTGTGGAGCTCTGTGGGCGG gaggaggaagttgagCAGCTGGTGAAGAAGACGATGGCCCTACAGACAGACATTGTGGACCTGCAGAGAATCCCACAGGGCCCGAAACAAGGGAGCTCTCTGGATGCCCT ACCAAAGGACTAG